The following is a genomic window from Nitrospira sp. SG-bin1.
ACAAGCAGTTTTCCTGGTAAAACTTCTCCAGCTTGCCTTCGACGATCTTCGGCCACGCGGCGGGAGGCTTTCCCATTTCCTTCGCCTGCCCTTCGTAGATCAGCTTCTCCTTTTCGGCCAGATCAGCCGGAACATCCTCGCGCTTGACGAAAGACGGCTTCGCCGCCGCCACCTGAAGAGCAAGGTCGTTGACGAACGCCTTGAACTCCTCATTCCTCGCGACAAAATCCGTTTCACAGTTGACTTCGATCAACACACCGATTTTCCCACCCATATGAATGTAGGAATGAATCAGCCCTTGATTGGTTTCACGCCCGGCTTTTTTGGCCGCCGCCGCGAGGCCTTTTTGCCGCAGATAATCGACGGCTTTTTCGACGTCATTCCCGTTTTCATTGAGGGCCTTCTGACAATCCAGAATGCCGGCCCCTGTTTTTTCACGAAGCTCTTTTACGAGCTGACTGGATCCTGCCATGGTTCGTTATTCCTTCGCTCCGTCGATGAGAGTGAGCC
Proteins encoded in this region:
- the tsf gene encoding elongation factor Ts (EF-Ts; functions during elongation stage of protein translation; forms a dimer; associates with EF-Tu-GDP complex and promotes exchange of GDP to GTP resulting in regeneration of the active form of EF-Tu) translates to MAGSSQLVKELREKTGAGILDCQKALNENGNDVEKAVDYLRQKGLAAAAKKAGRETNQGLIHSYIHMGGKIGVLIEVNCETDFVARNEEFKAFVNDLALQVAAAKPSFVKREDVPADLAEKEKLIYEGQAKEMGKPPAAWPKIVEGKLEKFYQENCLLEQSFIKDPAVTVKDLLAQKIAKIGENMNVRRFTRYQLGEA